The Scatophagus argus isolate fScaArg1 chromosome 4, fScaArg1.pri, whole genome shotgun sequence DNA window ATGAGTCGTGTGCAGTGGGAAGTCATGGTTAACCAGCGAGCAATGAAAGCTGATACGATGctcctgcagagctgcagcaatGCGTGGAGTGTCACAGGTAGACGACAGTGCAATCCAAAACGTATTGATATGCGTGCCAATTCTGACACTGATGACTCTCTAGGCTTCATACGAAAAGCAAACTACAGCATGCgatgcaaaaaaaagagatactTGGCCTTGACATTTTTATCGCTTGtgcagtttgatttaaaaagtgtCCGTGTGTACAATAGCCTATTATTCTAAGAGAAATGTCAAAAACCTTGATTCTGAGTGAAGCGAAAGAAATTGCAATATTAGGGCAAGGCTAATTTATGCTAGCAGTCACTGTAGAGGTCAGATATCAGCCTCAGCAATGACAGTTTTATCAGGAGAACAAATGGCAGcgagagggaaggagggggatGCTTTACTGGACATATTAAAAGAGCGACCGGATGGTGCAGGTTTTTCACATTATAAAGTCAGGGAGTGGCTGATACGGTCTGTCTTGACAGAGAACAAGCCGAAGTGGCTGACATCAAGCTGCAGCTATGAATCAAAACAGAACAGCACTGAAACGCTTTAGACAAACTCGATAAAGAGACACTAAACACACGAGGGTCAGAGGCATGTGCAGACTGGTTAGGATGCCTGCACCCTAACAGTTTTAGTGGCTCAATATGGTGCGACAGCCTGGGCCAATAAGAAATTTTAGGGTCAGTGTTTATCCTTCATCCCGCCTGAGCCGATGAAACTTTTAAACTGAGGGCATAATTATTGCTTTGCTAATTTCTGAGGTTACTTTTCACAGGGTTTCTGCAGTGTTCACCGAGTTAAATCAAAGACTTTTTAATACCACAGAGAATTCAATTTATAAATACTCATTTCACAACCAGCAATGAAAGCATGATGGAAAAGCTCGACTGATGATATGGAATtgaattcttatttttatatcattttttccatttctttgcAGCAATACATAACAAGAAATCCTTCATGATATAATTAACTTTTACCCGCAGTGGATGGAAATGATTCATTACTTTTAGAGCAGCTGATCAATTAGTCGATTGAGTAAAGAAAAAATTACCTGTAAACAATCTTAACATACGATTCATCACTTGAGTGGATGAATCttgagttttgtatttttgggtggacaaaacaaaactatgcAAAGACGTCTGcttttgcttgtgtttactAGAAGTTTTTGCAACTTTTTGACACAAAACGAATATCTGATTAATAAAAAAAGCAGTTATTTTTAAGGAATTTGTTTTTTAGCAGCAAccatatttctttgtttttgctaaGAGCTTTGCCCATTTATGAGACCATGAGCTTTCTGACTACTGTGGTTAGTAGGGGGAACAGGAACTTCTGggttttctttaataaaaaaactacagtgcagcaaaaagtttttgaaaagtttcatgtgaaataaatacaacacacacagccagcagaAGCAGGCAGCTGATCACTGCAGGTTGAGGGGTGAGAGGACGGTCCAACGGCTggacaaaactgtgtgtgttagcGAGCGCTGGGGACAGGGCTGACGGAAAACAGCCGTAAGTTTGCCGCCGGGAGCGAAAGGAAATGAACGGGAGGGGAACATCAGCTAGATTTTATGTACGCACAATCAAAcgcaaaaacattttatatgtgACATCACAGCTAACAGTTTTTTTGAGAAAACTGAACTCAGAGCTTTTCAGGAGCTGCAGACACCCTGTTCTCAGCTGACAGAACAATACCAAAAGAATTGAAATGCAGCACGGTGGCTTGATGCAACAGCTGTGCGCATCCCATGATGCAACACCCTGCAGCTCGGCCCTGCTGAAAGAAAACCTGGTTTGCAGTTTACGTTTGTACACAACTCTTAACAAGCTCTCCCTGCCTGAGGCAACTTAACATTTGAGAGGGATCACTGCAGCTTTCAAAATTATAAGGGTCATTAAAAATTTACACATTATTGACTGtatttaaaacatcttttcCACTGACTGTAAAGAGCACTTAAATTTAAGAGGTGCTATTCTCCAAAGGCCATAAAGTTGTTATAGATAGCCCGAAGGAGGCATGGAGGAGAATTTTCTCTTGCTGAATATGAATAAAGTATAGTGGGCCGATACTACACAGACACTTTCACTGTAGTACTGCTCTTATTTAAGCAATCAGCGAGTGCTGAAGAGCTGTTTATAAATCACCGTGTCAAACTGTCTAAGCTGTGACTTTCAAGAAACTGCAGAAATATTTACAGCTGTATGTATGCTTGTCTAAAGTGCATGTAACTACACAGGAAGGAGGAAGTGCCGCCGTCTAAATTGCCCAACATGCCGTCCTCATGTGTCAGTGCATTATGGATGGAAATACTCTCAAAAGAAGACTCTCTGACTGTGGAATGAATTTTAATGTTAATacaaaaacagcagcctgtGATCTCAGCAGGCATCAGGAGGGGGGAGGTGAGAGTCGCTCCGAGGTGCAATTTATTCCAGCCTCACCAACTTGAAAGTGGGCTTCAAAAGAACGGAGGATTACCGGTAAGAGTTGTGAAGGCGCGCACATGAGCCTGAGTGCCCACCATCACTTCAACACATCAAAGATTATTGACCATCCGCTTCCAAAATATGGACAATTCACAAAACCCCACTTTGAACTCGGGTTTTTGAATGCACGCCCGTCCATTTTATTGTTCCCGTCCCGCTGAGTGGCCGTGTGAACAGGAGCTCTGTTTTGAATACGCCTGCTGGCATCCACCGCTCTGGCCTGTAGTGGCTTTTAAGTGGCTTTTACTCAGCCCAGTGCAGGATGGCAAAGCATAGCACTTCAAGCTGGCAAAGCCATCATCGCCCTGTGCCAAGCGCCTCTCCGCAGCGCCGCCACACCGAGCGAGCCTCGGCTGTTTATTTACAATTTGCTGTGGAAATCCCCAGTTCTTCGTTGAGATAAATAATTGAGCTGTTTGATCTGGACGCGGTACAAAGGGTTGCACCGTTCAGTCCGAGGCCTGAGGCGGAGGAAGCCTGAGCAGCATGAACagaagaggacacacacagacacacacactccagcatGGCGGAGATCTTGGagctctcctcccttcctctgcagctgtcgCTCGCTCTCCAGGCTacatctccttctctttttctgcacaGTACAACACTCCTGTCACCGCCGCAGTCAGAGGAGCGACCTGCCTCTGCCTCCCGGGACACACCTCAAATAGCAGGAGTTTAGCCCTCATTGAACTCATGTTCTTGTTCAGGGGATCCTGTCTAGTTAGCCCGTCTCTCTGGTCCACCCTCGCTACCTCGTCGTCCAGCCACAACCTTTACGGCACATTGATCAATTGTTCGTGTCTTCATCGCTGTACATATAGCAAAGAAACGGCTCAACAGCACACTGAGCGTGATACAAAAGAAAGCAAGGAGCAAGtcaaagaggaaacaaactTTTTTGACTTAAACTTATCATTATGGGGACTTCCGGGTCACCAACGAGATGGTGGCATAGGGAAAGCGCTCTCGacaaaagaaattgaaatttgCCCCAAAATCGAAGTAATATAATAATTGACTTGTGGTCATTGTATGGAACATAAGGGGCGAGGATGACGTCTAAAATCAAGGGCAAAAAACCTGCTTTGGACtctgaaaaaagcaacaaagggCAGCAACGCGAGGATGCTGACGATAGCTCACACTCGGCGAACCATGGTGGCGATAGCAAGGGAGGGGGGGGCGACTCGGCGAACCTGACCCTCATCCTCAGAGAGATACGCGACTttagacaagacaacaaaaaacaacttgaagatatcagagaggaaatgacaaagTTTAATTCGAGGCTGGTCGAAGCCGAAGCAAGGATCATGGAGAACGAAGACAGATTGCAAAATACAGAGGAGGTACTAGCAGAAATGCTAACGCTACATGAGCAGCTCCAAATGAAGCTAGCGGACCAGGAGGGGCGCACACGGAGGGAAAATGTGAGGATATACGGGGTACCCGAAGGTGTGGAGGACGGGCCCAGAGCAATGATCCCCTTCGTGGATAAGCTGCTTAAAGAGAACCTCGACATACCCGAGTCGAAGGATCTACAGATAGAGAGAGCCCATCGTGCATTGGCACCGCAACCACCGGCGGGAGCCCAACCCAGGTCGATCCTTGTTAAATTCCTCAGCTTCCGAACGAAAGAAGATGTGCTTAAGCGAGCATGGCAAAAGAAAGGGTTTATGTGGAGAAACTGCAAAATCAACCTCGACCACGATTATGCACCGTTTATTCTGACCAAGCGAAGAGAATATGCAGAGACACGGAGGGTTTTGAAAGACAAAGGCATTAAGTTCCAGACCTTGTACCCGGCCCGGCTGAGAGTCCACTATGAGGACGAGACTAAGACCTACAACTCGGTGGAAGAGGCGACGTCGGATCTGGCAGACCGCGGATTACCGGTAAAAGTTATCCCGCAGCCGGCGTCCCTCCTCGAGAGGATCCAGCGGTGGTCATGGTCACCGGCGAGGACGCGACGCGCGAAGCGAGCCAGTGGAGCATCAGGAtacagagagaagctgcaggcGTTTAGACGCGATCACACAGAGGATAAAGACTAACTTGAAGCAAAATAATTGGTACGGTATATTGACTCCGGAGCAGGTAAAAATTGaacattaacaaattaacaatttagACGAAACAATTGTATTCATTATGAGGGATGTCGAGACACTGAAGAGGTTTGGTTGTGGCTGTTGAAACAGCGGAGGGCCCTCTAACCCAGTTAGGGAAGAAAGGTTATCCCTCAAAACAGAGGCTGGTGAGTGAAAGAGCCTCAAGGCTGGAAGTAtggacaaaatttaaaatgttccttGTTGAAAAagttcaaggtttttgttttggtttgttttactgttattctGTTAAGAAGGGATCACCTACTATTTAtatggagaggaagagcaagtaTTATACATCTCTAATGACATAATGCAAAGTGGActagtgaaaataatttcttttaatgtgaatggGGTTCTGAATCCAATTAAGAGAAGTAAGATTCtgtcaaaattgaaaaaagagaaagcacagaTAGCCTTCCTTCAGGAAACACATATGAGTCAATCAGAACATGCAAAACTACAAAGGATGGGTTTTAGACAGGTATTCTCTGCGTCATTTAAGGCAGGACACAAGAGAGGGGTGGCTATCCTTATATCGAATGTACTTGCTTATGAACACATATCAGAGACTGTGGATGAGGGGGGAAGATATATTAAGATCACTGGGAGAATAGAGGGATCTTTAATAACTTTACTGAATGTCTATGCCCCTCCAGGAAGTGACTGGTTACTATACAGACGGGTTTTTGACTTAATGGTTAACTCCCAGGGAGTGATAATATGCGGGGGGGATTTTAACATCAGGTTGAACCCAGCACTAGATTCCTCAAGATCAATTACACAAAACCAGCCTCTGACTAGGAAGCTGAAAGCATTGATGAGGGAGTTGGGCATAATAGACGTATGGAGAGAATTTCACCCGACTAGTAGAGATTATACACACTATTCCCACCCGCACTCAGTTTACGCAAGGCTGGATTACTTCTTCGTCTTCAGCTCTGAGAAATTTAGGATCAGGGATTGTAACATAGCAACAATTGACCTCTCAGACCATAGCCCTATCTCTATGTCATTAGCGctaggaaggaaaaaaaggaaaactgtatGGAAGCTGAATTCAAATATACTCAATGACTCAAAACTATTGGAGAAATTAAAGGAAGACATTAGAGAATATCTAGACTTGAACGACACAGGAGAAGTATCATCAGCAATTCTTTGGGATGCATTGAAGGCTGTAATGAGGGGGAAAATTATCTCTATTACTTCACatatgaagaaaattaaaggaCAGAAATTATCAGACCTACAGGAGAAATTAAAGAAGCTACAACTAGCtgacagtaataaaataaaccccaatttgaaacaggaaattaaaaaactCCAAAGCGAAATTGACGAAATATTTACACTAGAAACTCAAAAAAAGTGGGTCTTcttgaaacaaaagaattatgAGGCAGGAAGTAAATCAGCAAAACTGCTAGCATATAGGCTAAGGAAGcaacaaatggaaaatacaatttacaaaataaagaatccaaaaacaaaaatagttgaAAATACAATAGAGAAAATTCAAGAgagctttgaaatattttacaaggAGCTGTATTCTCAACCCCGGGCCTCAGATGAAATTCAAATAGATACATTTTTGAGTTCATTACGACTACCCAAACTCAGTAGTTTACAAAATGACAGTCTTACCCAACCAATTTCTGTAAAAGAATTAAATTTAGCCATCTCCAAATTGAAAGCCGGTAAGTCTCCAGGCACTGACGGCTTCACTTCAGAGTGGTATAAGGCCTTGAAGCCACAACTAACACCATTACTACTTAACACATTTAACCAGATCCTACAACAAGGAGAACTTCCACCCTCTTGGAGGGAGGCAATTATATCAGTCATtccaaaagagcaaaaagacaaacaagaatgTGGTAACTACCGGCCTGTCAGTGTTCTCAACGTAGACTACAAGTTGTTTACATCAATCTTAGCACGCAGGCTAGAAATACTCTTACCTGATCTCATTCATCTAGATCAGACAGGATTCATTCGACATAGACAGACTCTGGACAACATAAGAAGAACTCTACATATACTAGAACagataaagaaagacaagacaccAGCAGTAATTGTAGGTCTAGACGCAGAGAAAGCCTTTGACTCGGTTAGATGGCTGTTTCTATATAAGGTTTTGGCAAAATTTGGCTTTCAGGAGAGATTTATAAGAGTTATTCAGACCCTTTATGATAAGCCTACGGCAAGAATTAAAGTTAACGGGGATCTTTCTGACTCTTTTACTTTGGAGAGGGGAACGAGGCAGGGTTGCCCAATATCCCCCCTCCTTTTTGCCTTATTTATAGAACCCTTAGGACAATTAATTAGACAGAGTGACACTATTGGAGGCGTTGAGGTGGCGGGAATTGAACAGAGGGCaatgctttttgcagatgatgttttgGTTCTTTTGGGGCAACCGGAGAGGTCCTTCTCGGGTTTGATGTCACTGTTGAACGAGTATGGGAATCTATCAGGATATAAGCTCAACATATTAAAGACACAGGTCATGACTTTGAACTTCACGGCACCAAAGAGCATGCAAGACAAATATAACCTGGACTGGGGAGCAGAATCATTAAAATATCTAGGAATAATGGTAACAAAAGACCTTTCAAAATTGTCTCAAGCAAATTATGGACCATTATcgttgaaaataaaatcagacctGCACCGATGGAATCTTATCCCTTTTCTAAATCTAAACTCGAGGATTAGCgcaattaaaatgaacactctCCCAAAACTTTTATATATCTTTCGGACTTTACCAgtggaaataaatgacaatCAGTTTAGGGAGTGGGATAAATGGATATCTAGGTTTATTTGGCAAGGTAAAAAGCCCAGAATTCGATTTAACGTTCTACaattgagaaaagagaaaggaggaatgGCACTTCcttgtttaaagaaatatttttatgctgCACAGCTAACCCCTCTACTATATTGGTGCAATAGTGAGTATAAAGCTAGATGGAAGGAACTAGAATCTGAAATTAGTTTAGATTTACCTCTACAGGCTGTAATCGTAGATAGAGGCTTGATAGCCCAATTGGAAGAGAGAAATAACCCCTGGATTAATCTTACGTTAAAGATTTGGCAAAAAGTGGTTAAAACAAGCGAAATTCACAACATGCTCAGGCTCTTTAGATGGTGTGCTTATGATACAGAATTTATCCCCAATAGAGGGGATAAAAGATTTAAGTCCTGGATACAGAAAGGCCTTACAACCTacctttcattcacacacaaaaacgcaATACAGAGTTTCCAATACTTGCGAGACAAACATGGCCTAGAACAGGGGGATTTCTTCAGGTACCTTCAGCTGCGACATTATTTCAACCAGAAGTGCAGGCCTACTGACTTCTCAAAAACAGAGTCGGAATTCTTCAGGATTTTAAGGTCGGCCCTCGATTCGGTTCCCTCCAAATCAATCTCAAAATTGTATAATGctctgtttctgattaaaaatgaaaataccttGTACATtaaggaaaaatgggaaaaggaaGCAGGAATAGAAATTTCGGAGGAGGCGTGGGGGGAAATATGCAGCTTTCAGTGGTCCTCAACTAACTCTATGGAGTGGAGGGAACACTGCTGGAAAAATATAGTAAGATTTTTTAAGACCCCCCACCAGGAAAGATACAATAATGAAGGTTCAATCTGTTGGAGAAAGTGTGGGTCAAGGGAGGCAAACCACTCACACATATTCTGGGAATGTCCTAAGCTGAGTTCATATTGGAAGGGTATCTATAAAATATTGTGCACAGTATTCAAAATTTATCTACCCATGGACATAGAGTCACTTTATTTGGGCCATATAGTGTGtttgaaacagaggagggatatGAAGCTACTCCAGGCCCTTTTGGCGGCGAGTAAAAAATCAATCACCAGAAGGTGGCGAACTACAACTCCGCCTACCATACACGATTGGTATGGGGTAACCTTAGAAATATTTAAGATGGAAAAATTGACTTACTCTCTGAGGGCTCAAAAAGATAAATTCTACCAAATTTGGCAAAAATGGATTGATTTTGTAACCCCAACGAGAACAGATTTTGTATAACTTTGTATAACACCCGGTTTTAACAACTTTCCCTCTATAGTTGagaagaatgtaaaaatgtaaactccCTTCAGTTCAATTGTATATAGTtactgttttttgaaataaGTGGGTGAATACGGATGAGCAGTGTCATCTTAAATATACGGACTGTAAGGCATTTAAGGACTGAGTCTTGACACTGGAAAACTGCGACatctggatgttttctttttcttttttctttctttctttttaaattttctttttattacatatgtataggactaaaacaaggaaaatgggCAGAGTGTGCTATGTAAAATGTCGAAAAGCTGTAAGTTTAATTGTGgtctttttccaaataaaaagataattacaaaaaaaaaaaaacttatcattatgaagtaaatattGATTGCACAGTGCAATGGATACACAAAACTGACACCCCATTTATATTGGTTCCCTATAAGTCTCACTTTCACTATGCTGTTCTGTCTGCCAATTTTGTCCAAACAtcacaaacagtgaaataaatgaaaagcgAGTGTGAAGTGTTTCCCCTACAAATGTTTTGCCCTACCAAGAACGCAGACAGAAGTTGCGGGAGGCTGCCTTGTACaggcggggggaggggggcagtgGCGTAGCCAGACATTTTTAATTAGGCGGGCCTTTACGAAACAGGGTGGGCCAATCAATACAGTTCGGTGAGCGTTAAGCTCAGATTAATCAGTGCACAACTGCCCTCGGGGGCTTTGTAGTCACATTTGTGTACATGATATCTCCATAAATTAATAtaaactttttttatatataacgTATTATATATTTTCAATATGTCAGGTTATATTTGCATGACGATAGGATACGGCttacaagttttttttgttgttattgttattataacaggatgaaagaaatgaacaagaccccccccccccacacacacacacacacacaccacaccctGAGCTGTAACCATGTGAACATATGTTAGCATTAACTGACGCTAGCAGCCAGAAAACAAGAGAATCAAATGCTCAGGCTGTTAGCATTAGCAACGTGGTTGAAACACTAAAGCCACCTGGAAAATCTACTTGTCTGTTTGCACTTTAACCCTGAAGAGACCCTGCTGAAGACTGTGGGTGTGATGTCACCTTGCTGTGCTGGATGGAGCATCACTGACAACTGTGTTGGACGTTTCCTGTGACGGCTGATGCTGAGGAACATCTCCAGTTCGATACCATACTCCCATGCTGTTTATGTCCCTGTGCAAAGATGAAGAGCAGACATGCAGAAAGGGGTCCACTTAGTTCAGTTCAAGCAAATGAGAAAGTATGGTGACTGACAGAAGATCATGGATTCATTTATTTCCAGCGCCAAAGAGCTCACCCTATACAGGTGTAGTTAACAAGATGGTACTTGGACTTCGCAACGATCTGGATGTCATATAAAGCCGTCTCTGCAGCCGCACGAGGGCTGATTTTCACGCagagcctcctcttcctcatggCAGCTTCCTCTGATGAGTCAGGTACACACGAGGGAGTCAGACAGGAATTGGCGATCCAATTCTGTCATCTCTGAGAaccaagctaaaaaaaaaatctacaggcATTTCGAACCTCTAGGAGAAACTGATATTCACACATCCCACATATATTTTACTATGTAGTCATTAGCAGCCTCAGAATAAGAGATGAGCTAATATCAGTTTCTGGGTGAGTTGCTGTGCTCAAAGGGAAAATGCCTGGACAGAGCAAAGCCACAAAATCCACACGcgttattatcatttttatcattttagtCCGTAAAATGACAGAAGCAAGTGAATCCTCCATCAGCTTTAGTGCACAACAGGGATTTAAACCAGATATTCTAGATAGAAACTCATACATAATGTCACATGTATACATTAAACATGGATTCACATaaagtaataaaacattaaattacaacatagccaaacaaaacaaaacataatctcttttcttcattcaagaaaaagaaaaaaaaacactgccatGCTTTCCTATATTACATCTGAGCCCTGCTCATTTATTTCCCCTGCAACACTAGAAAGTGCAGTGTAAATgcaatgataataaaaataataaacaagcTGTCCTCACTCCCCACAccaaaatattattacatttccAAGGCATGGATAGTAAGGGGGAATACACAGCACTCAAAACACACTAAAGCATTGGGGAATGCATTTCATTAATATTAGATAACCCCCATCCACTCGTCCTCTCcccaaataaatacataaataaataagcccCTCATAAAGAAAAGCACAGCTCCAGCTGAGATAAACAATGACTCATGATTCTCTTCTCTTGTACCTCCAGggcaaaatgtttattttattcccACAGTCTGCCATAAATTAAGCTAACCTGCACCCATAAAGCATTCACTATCTCAAGCAAAGCTGCCCCTGAGGACCTAAGCTGGTcagagagtggaaaaaaaaagagagggaggacgaggaggaggaggaggaggaggaggaggaggaggagagcgagtCTAGTCGGTATTGACTGTTTACTTACTGGTGTCCATTGTTTCTTCCACAGGTGTGAAGCCCTCTGGCAGCGCGTCCTTAATGTCAATCACCTTCATGTCCACAACAACGTCAGGCCcctgaaagacacaaaaagtatgcaaatttaatttttaaaaaaggacagagagctaggaaaaaaaaggttggtctttttgattttctttcctcaggAGAGGAAAGAGTAAAGATAATAAGAGTCAATGATTTACTAAAAGCCCAGTAAGTCTCTAAAGGGAAGAGTTGACAAAATAGCTGAAGTAATTACTCTCTAATAGCTCTCTCTTTttacaaagagaaaatgcatCTGTGAACTTCTAATCATTCTCAACCTTTTGGCGAGAAGCTGCGGGATGATGGGAGACAAGAGTAGGCAGTCTAATCAGCAGAATGGGACTGGTTAAAAACAATCAGGGACTGTGTAGTTGACATTTTCAAGCATGACTCTTCCCTGCCTCccattacattttcattttttgccaTAATAAATTGCAATAATACACAGCGGTGGACGAGAGTGGGACGAGCCAGGCGTGACTTGATGCGTCCGAAAATGCTGGATTTCACTGCTACTGTTGCCCGACAGTCATTACCATTAgacacattttttattcataGTTTTTATACTGACTTAAGGAGGAATATGGACGAATGTTATTACTATGCATGGAacctttcttttgtgtttttcccccttttttgcTAGAGAGATTTCTTCCATCAGGGCCTGACAAAGGGGGCTTTCTACCTCCATCGTAGAGCATGATAAATCACAAACTATTTACTTCCCCCCACGTAATTCAGGGGCTAATTTTACAGAA harbors:
- the mvb12bb gene encoding multivesicular body subunit 12Bb isoform X8, whose amino-acid sequence is MDSDMSEVSSQLPSEPISAVGVVTSLSKAPDDYYVVAQTTDGFDADLWKDGLFKSKVTRFLCFTRKAGPDVVVDMKVIDIKDALPEGFTPVEETMDTKEAAMRKRRLCVKISPRAAAETALYDIQIVAKSKYHLVNYTCIGDINSMGVWYRTGDVPQHQPSQETSNTVVSDAPSSTASVLLSRFFAICTAMKTRTIDQCAVKVVAGRRGSEGGPERRAN